The genomic window GCACGCCGCCCCTTGCTTGAGTCACCACCTCCATCGATGCTAGCCATCCCTCTAAAACCTACCACCATATTTGGTGCCCACGATCTCCCACACCTCGCATTTGAGACCATTAACCTCTTGTCTTTCCTCCACTGCCAACACCCCCTCATATTTGAGACTGTTAACCTCTTATCTTTCCTCCACCGCCAACACCCCCTGGTGCGACTACTATTCTTATTCCTCTCTCCGCCTACCTTTTCTTTGCCCACTCTATTAACCTGCCTACCTCTACCTACGGAACCTCCCCCCCCCCACTGCCATCCACTACCTCATCGCACCCTACCCGAGCCATCACCTCCGCCGCCGGCCAACCCTCTAAATCATACAAATATCGAGTGCCGGCGACCTTCGACACCACAACCTCAATGGTTggacatatatgaaaaaaaagaaGGATCGAGATGGTTCTTTGAAGAAGTCATACCATGTGTTGAATCGCATCTTCATGGATCATAGGCATACTCTCTTCTCTCGCCTTCGGTATCATCTAATTATTTTCAGCCAGTAAATATTGTCAACGCAAATAAAATCCTTATAAGCAACTAAAAAAGTACCAGTGCTTAATCTTCTAATTAGACCAGTTATTTCCGTCAATGAGAATAGAATTATTATCAGCAATAAAAGGAGTTGCCACATAATATTGCTTCAACACTGGTCACACAATTTCAGAGTTCAGAAACTGCTTTTAGAAATAAGTTCAGATTGGCCTTGAACTTGGCATGAATAAACTATAAAAAGAATACAATGTAAATTAGTTAGTTCACTTGTTGGAGGAGTTGTTCTGCTTCATGGCGCACAATGCATCCACCCCCGTCACTTTAAGATGAAGAGCGGAGAACCTCTTAGTCATCTTGTTTATGTTAGTACGTACATGTCCTCCATGCATGAGGCTAAACCGGGTCTTTGCGTTGGATACCTTCCCGTTGATCTCCATGTACCCGCACTGCAGCTCCAGCCGCAGTGACGGCCGGACGAACCCCCATTCAGAGACACTCTACACAACATCTTCCACCAGCCTCTCTACCTCTGGGAACCACTTCGTCAATGGACATCATCGACAGAAAATCCTGAGCAGAACCATTGACACAGAATTAGAAGCCATTGGCTGCTGAACAAGATCAAGATTGCCATGGGGTTCAGAACTTTATACATCATAGACATGTCATGTAGGCATATGTTACCTTTGCTCCATGTGGAAAACTCGTGACAAACCATGTGGACTATTTCATCTATGAAACCAATTAAAAAACTATGGTTAAAAATGAAGAAGCTTATAAATGGCTAATGAAGTTGTGTTAAAATATGATAAGTCAAGGGAGTGACCATTGTGTCGCAACCTGAAGCATTCCATTAGAGATAATCCCTGCACCTACTAAAATTTGAAAAGAGCAGAACATCGCTCAAGCAAGGAGATAAATGGTACTCTTTGTTAGAAATTGAACAAATGAAAGAAAAATTGATAACTGAAATAACGAAATGAAATATGATAGCTATCATTTCTGATACTGGGAAGCTACAAAATAGAAAACTACATTTAGATGGGAAAAATCAAATATCCTAAACCATGGAAAAATTATAGCTATGGTTTCCTCTTTTTTCTCTTCATGTCATTATGAACTCTTGTAACTCTCCTATCTATTGTGCTCGGTTGCTTCCATGTTTGTTGTGAATTCCAATTTTAAACTATGTTATCTTCTCCAATAGCTCCTCCATGGTTTCGTACCCCCCTGATGATCAGAAAATTGTAAGGAAGCTATACTAACTTATCAGCAATGATGGTAGAATGACTAGGAAGATCGTTAAGTGTGTGGCACCTGGAGCAGATAAGAATGCTTCGGATCGTCGAGCCATCTTTGAATTTCCTCTCGTTCTTGTCAGATGCAACCTTTACTTCTCCCACATTCTCACCTTATGTCTGTTAGTACAAGTTAAAGTGAAACTCAATCCCTCTGCCCCAAAACTTATATAACCAACATTTTAAGACAATGAAGTTAATATAAATGTTTGGTTACGGAGTTCAAATCCAGCAGGGATAACCTCATCTTCCATGTGACTTTTCAGGCATAAGCCTATATTTATATGACGAAGCAAATGAAACCTTGACCAAATTCAAGGAAATTAGTATCTGTTATTTCCTTGCATGAAAATTGCCAGAACTTGTAGGCCTAGAGACAACGCCGTACACCATGATCACTTCATTCATAGTTCAATTACAGTATGAATGAGTACATGCTTGAATTCCAAACACCAATACACACCACGTGAGTAAAATAGGCAGTATATTTCTGACTACACATACACAACGCTAAGATGTACACTACCCAGATAAATATCTAAAGCATCAAAATTGCGTACCTTGCCAAGCATGAGAGCCGGAATCACTCTGCAAAGAAAACCCCAAATGAGAAAAAACTACTTAGTGCAAGTTAGTCAGGCAGAGCGCATGCGCAAGAAGCGAGTTGAACTTGTGCAAAAGAAGATGTATAAGGACGTACGTACCCGACGACACGACGGCCGCCGTCGAGCACAGGTAGCAGTTGAACGTCCGCCGCAACACGTTCGTTTGCACACATCTCCTAAAATATGAGGGCAGCGGGCGGCGGGTGGAGACGGGAGACGATCGAGAGGAGCGGTGGTGCGGGGTGGTTTTTTTGGGTGCGTGCATGGGGGTGCGGGAGGGGACGAAAAAACCGGATGAAAGTGGTGGGAGGAAAAAAACCATGGAGACTATTCTACCAattgagacattaggagtagagattaattATGATATAATAACTCACCCACGAATTTCAGCAAGGCTGTTGGTGAGTTCATGGACATACGAGTAATACGAATACAACCTAGAAGCCAAAACATCAACAGTCCTCCTGTTGAGATTCTTCAAACGAGCAATGCTAGCGCTTGCACATGCTTTAACCTGAAGAGAACATCAAATTGGTATGTTTCACTAATGATGACACAGTGGAGGAAATTCTTGAACATACCTCATCATATTTCTTGTGATCTATAAGGAAAATCAACACAAGCAGGTCGCAGTATATTTTAATCTCTGGGAGTCCATGCTTAATTGAAACTTGAGCCGCTAGAGCTGCAACATCAACATCCATCTCACTGCTATCTTCCTACAAGAGGTAACTCCATATGAATATCAATCACCTTTGAGCAAGAGAATACTCTAGTTTCAAAATATTGACGTGTACAGAATTAAACAAAAGCAAGTTCTAATCCCCTACGCACCAAGCATGAGATTGCGAATTACCAATTAAGCATCAGAATAGAAGGAACCTGGTTCGACATAAACTTCAATAGTGAAACTCAATTGCAAAATATGGAATTACTCGAGCCTCATACTGTATCATCATACACTAATAGTTGCTTTGTGGTTGCAGTAATGATCTAGATTATGAATTCTAATAAGCCAGGTAATCCAGAATTATCTGAAGTCATACATAACATGAGATACCCAAGACTGTCAATTACCAATTAATCGTTAGAATAGAAGGAACCTGATTTGTCGTGAACTTCAACAGTGGAACTGAATTCGAAAATCTAAAGGCTCGCATTGCATCACCACGCAGTAGCCGGCTAACAGTTACTCTACTACAATGGCCTAGATTATGAGTTACCATTTACTTCTAAAAGGCCTATAAATCCAAAATGATATACCATGTCAATCGGCAGCCAGGACACATTTAACACATGTAGattaacaaacatagcattagaTGCTCACGTCCTTGACACTGTCATCATATTCAGGCATAATTGCGTGTTTATTCCAAATCACGAGAGATCTGAAGTTGCAGGCAGAAAAATACCTTGGGGAGGAGCGGGGAGAAGCGGGTGAAGGCCTCGGAGGAAGGGGGCAGCGCGAAGGCGAGGAAAGCCGCGATGTCGGGGGCAACAAGGCGGCGGTGAGGCGGACGATGCGGGAGATCCGGCAGACCTCCTTGGTCAGCGACCCCGCCTCGACCACGGACGGGATCTCCTTCAGATATGCAGGTACGGCGAGGCAAACACACATGAGCTACCGCCCGCTGAGCGGCCACAGCGTCGAAAGCTGAGCTAGGGTTTTGGGGGATATGAGGACTGGGGGCGAGACGGACAGGCTACTCACGCTGTAGGGTGGAGAGAGCGGGCGCGACCGCGTCGTCGGCCAAAGGAGCGGTGGCGAGGGCGGGCTAGGTGGAGTCGTTCATCTCAACGACCTCCGACATCGCGGCGTCCATGACAAGGTTGAGGTGGGGGGAGGGGCAGTGTGTGCGGTGCAAGAGGGGGAGTGAAAGGAAGGCCGGAGGAGGGGGTATTGTAAGGGGTAAAATTAGCAGTAACAGATCGATGAATATGAGTGTTTAATCCGGTGAATCGGTGACCAACTCGAGGTTTTTTTATTCCATAGGACAATGCCTGTGCGTTGCCACGGGACAATAAAGATAAAGACACTGATCAATATTGTGTGCCCTCTCCGATGAATATGAGTGTTTAATCCGGTGAATCGGTGACCAACTCTTGTCTTTTTTGTTTTTGTCCTAATGCTGTAGAGAAAAAAAAAATCTACATGAGTTGATCACCTCGCAAATGTTATTTTCCTTACAATTTGCCTGTATGAGAACACACCAATTATCATATTGGAAGAACCGCAGAACTAATGAGCCATGGCAACCCTCTCCTTCTTCTTagaatcatcatcatcattcttgtTTTTTGTGTCCTAAAGCTATAGAGAAAAACAAAAGCTACATGAGTTGATCACCCCTTAAATGTTCTTTTCCTTCCAATTTTCCCGTATTAGAACACACTAATTACCAGATTAGAAGAACCACACAACTAATGAGCGATGGCAAATTAATTTGAAGAACAAGGATTTGGCCGACCTCAATGGAACATGGACCAAGCTGTAGTGTTCTACCTTTCCCGTGGTCCTCCTTGGTTGGTAGTGATGATCCTCTCCAAGTCCTTAGTCACTTGCAAGC from Triticum aestivum cultivar Chinese Spring chromosome 3B, IWGSC CS RefSeq v2.1, whole genome shotgun sequence includes these protein-coding regions:
- the LOC123067482 gene encoding probable 26S proteasome non-ATPase regulatory subunit 3, which gives rise to MDVDVAALAAQVSIKHGLPEIKIYCDLLVLIFLIDHKKYDEVKACASASIARLKNLNRRTVDVLASRLYSYYSYVHELTNSLAEIRGVIPALMLGKHVLIHTVIEL